Within the Bacteroidota bacterium genome, the region CGGCGAGGCCATCTTGCCCTTGCTCAGGTCGAGCCCCTCGGCGGCGTCGAACAGGGCCACGAACTGGTCCTGCAGGTCGGCGAACTCGCCCACGAGCGCCTGCGGGTCGAACCCCGAGGCGGTCGGCCCGCCTTCGGAGCGCGGCTCGAAGACGCCCGGCGCCTTGAGCTTCATCGACGAGTCCGGGCCGAACGAGCGTACGGTGAAGCGGGCAAACCAGCCGTAGGTGAACGGCGGCTGCCCCGGCGGCAGGTCGCCCTGCGCCAGCCGCGCCTTGAGCGCCGGGACGTAGATGCCCGTCGTCCGGTTGAGGTGCTGGATGCACTCGGCCACCGACCACCGCTTCGGCGACGGCTTCCAGTTGAGTTGCTCGGCGCTGAACGTGTCGCGCCAGCCCTCGGCGATGGCCTTGTGGTCGAGGAACGTAGCCGGGACGGCAGCAGTGGGGATCGTGGAGAGCGTAGCCATGAGCACAACAGACGATGATGAGTGGGGCAGAGAGCGCTACGGCGTCGTCGCGCGCACGTTGCGCCGCAGCCGTACGAACACCAGCACGTGCGCAACGATCACGAGCGGGACGACGAACAGCGGCAGCAACGCAAGCGGCAGCTGCGTGAACGGGACGACAAGATCGGGCTGGGACACGGCATACCGTGCACCGTTGCCCAGCACCGCGAGGATGTCGACCAGCCCGAGCCCATTCCACACGAGCAGGGCTGCGTGCTGCCACGGCTTTCGTACTGGCAGCACGACCGCGAGCATCAGCAGCGCACCGACGCCTACCGCGACATCGCCGATACCTGCGGGCAGGGCGAAGTCAGCGGGCAGGACGCCCTGTGCGTGGAGCCGCAGGAAGTTGCCGCCCGCCACGATGCGGAGCACGTGCCACCCGACGAGCACGCCGAGCGGGATCGCCGCAAGCCGGTCGCGGAAGCCAGGCAGCGCGGCCCGGGCGAGCAGCACGAGGCCCGCGAGCAGGATCGCCAGCGCAGGCGCGGGCACGGGCACGCTAGCCACCGCTCCCGAGAGCACAGCGCCGAGCACGACGAGAAACCAGAGGACAACGACGACGAGTAGCGGGCGGGCCGACACGGTCGACACCGAGATGGTTGGTGTGGAGACAGCAGCCATGATGAGGGGGGGGTAGGCGAACAATACGGTGCCCTAAGCAACACACCTTAGCCCAATGGTCGGTTACCCGAAATTGCTGAACTGCCTGCTACGCGGCGGCTCGGTAGCCCGACGGCGACACGCCGACGACGCGGCGGAAGGCCCGCGTGAATGCGCTCGGCTCGTCGAACCCCACAGCCAGGCCGACCTCGGCGACAGCCAGCCGCGACCCGGCCAAGAGCCGCTGCGCGCGCGCGATGCGGAGCCGCGTGT harbors:
- a CDS encoding DinB family protein, which codes for MATLSTIPTAAVPATFLDHKAIAEGWRDTFSAEQLNWKPSPKRWSVAECIQHLNRTTGIYVPALKARLAQGDLPPGQPPFTYGWFARFTVRSFGPDSSMKLKAPGVFEPRSEGGPTASGFDPQALVGEFADLQDQFVALFDAAEGLDLSKGKMASPAARIFKMPVGAWFEAMAAHQARHLAQAQRVMAEPGFPR